Proteins from a genomic interval of Haladaptatus sp. R4:
- a CDS encoding DUF6293 family protein translates to MTASYSERIYIAPQGYEDERIYCPAIGLNAEKVILLTHTGNEGDSRANRCQERVEEKLEEESIEIENFDCDIFDPIDALKAFMTCIRRIEPNADVIVNVSSGSKITAIAGMMACMFTEADPMYVRPEGYGSRETAEGRMGDSDAVSYGMKEMVDLPAYPVTEPDYEFIQVLAYISDNQPGSGIKGVIIKEIGGFLLENDFSAVETSNAEDPEKIYPLVNRKIIEPLYSQGLIDKQRFEKSIHIRTTRNGERMLELGRSLISDEGDVI, encoded by the coding sequence ATGACTGCTTCCTATTCCGAACGGATTTACATCGCCCCTCAAGGCTACGAAGATGAGCGAATCTATTGTCCAGCAATCGGTCTTAATGCAGAAAAGGTGATTCTTCTCACCCATACTGGAAACGAAGGAGATAGTAGGGCGAACCGCTGTCAAGAACGTGTTGAAGAAAAACTCGAAGAAGAAAGCATAGAAATCGAGAATTTTGACTGTGATATATTCGACCCAATAGACGCGCTTAAGGCCTTCATGACCTGTATTCGTAGGATTGAGCCGAATGCGGATGTTATCGTTAATGTTTCATCAGGTTCGAAAATAACCGCAATTGCCGGTATGATGGCCTGCATGTTTACCGAAGCTGATCCAATGTACGTGCGGCCGGAAGGATACGGAAGTAGGGAAACAGCAGAAGGGAGAATGGGGGACAGCGATGCGGTTAGTTATGGAATGAAAGAAATGGTGGACCTTCCTGCATACCCCGTCACGGAACCGGATTACGAATTCATTCAGGTTCTCGCATATATATCTGATAACCAGCCAGGTTCAGGGATTAAGGGCGTAATCATCAAAGAGATTGGGGGATTTTTACTTGAGAATGATTTTTCTGCGGTTGAAACCAGTAATGCTGAAGATCCTGAGAAAATCTATCCGCTTGTAAATAGGAAAATAATTGAGCCCTTATACAGTCAGGGCTTAATCGATAAACAGAGATTTGAGAAGAGCATTCATATTCGGACGACCCGGAACGGTGAACGAATGCTCGAATTAGGTAGGAGTCTAATCAGTGACGAGGGGGACGTAATATAA